One Peterkaempfera bronchialis DNA window includes the following coding sequences:
- a CDS encoding ADP-ribosylglycohydrolase family protein has protein sequence MKQAATGALLGLAIGDAMGFPTEFEEIEDIAARCPDWRQLRLPGRALVTDDTQMTLALARGLRAALERGPLTPSRLAAPVREEYVAWWRSPENNRAPGQTCLKACWLLSRDDRPWQESSQVGSKGCGANMRVAPLGLVPGLSPEERSGAAQFQSALTHGHPTALAASDLTAHAVHLLACGAAPSDLVGLLRAYAGRNRTHYPRPWLGDLAERAHDHSPEEFAERGWDECLAALDRLDAALADPAPDADPCLATGEGWIAEEALATALLCFLLFPDDPQTAVRRAAYSSGDSDSLACLTGAFAGAHHGAGAWPREWVHAIEYRDELLAFGALWDTNG, from the coding sequence ATGAAGCAGGCAGCGACCGGGGCACTGCTGGGGCTCGCGATCGGGGACGCCATGGGCTTCCCCACCGAGTTCGAGGAGATCGAGGACATCGCAGCGCGCTGCCCCGACTGGCGGCAGCTGCGACTGCCCGGGCGTGCCCTGGTCACCGACGACACCCAGATGACGCTCGCCCTGGCACGCGGCCTCCGCGCGGCCCTCGAACGCGGCCCGCTCACCCCGAGCCGGCTGGCCGCGCCCGTCCGCGAGGAGTACGTCGCCTGGTGGCGCTCCCCGGAGAACAACCGCGCCCCCGGCCAGACCTGCCTCAAGGCGTGCTGGCTGCTCAGCAGGGACGACCGGCCCTGGCAGGAGTCCAGCCAGGTCGGCTCCAAGGGGTGCGGCGCCAATATGCGCGTCGCCCCGCTCGGCCTGGTCCCCGGCCTGAGCCCCGAGGAGCGCTCCGGCGCCGCCCAGTTTCAGTCCGCGCTCACCCACGGCCACCCCACCGCCCTCGCCGCGAGCGACCTCACCGCCCATGCGGTGCACCTGCTGGCATGCGGCGCGGCCCCGAGCGACCTGGTCGGACTGCTGCGCGCGTACGCCGGCCGGAACCGCACCCACTACCCCCGCCCCTGGCTGGGCGACCTCGCCGAGCGGGCCCACGACCACTCGCCGGAGGAGTTCGCCGAGCGGGGCTGGGACGAGTGCCTGGCGGCGCTGGACCGGCTGGACGCCGCCCTGGCCGACCCCGCCCCCGACGCCGACCCCTGCCTCGCCACCGGAGAGGGCTGGATCGCCGAGGAAGCGCTTGCCACCGCCCTGCTCTGCTTCCTGCTCTTCCCCGACGATCCGCAGACCGCCGTCCGCCGCGCCGCCTATTCCTCCGGCGACTCCGACTCCCTCGCCTGCCTCACCGGAGCGTTCGCCGGAGCCCACCACGGCGCCGGGGCATGGCCGAGGGAGTGGGTGCACGCCATCGAGTACCGGGACGAGCTGCTGGCCTTCGGCGCACTCTGGGACACGAACGGATAG
- a CDS encoding DUF952 domain-containing protein has product MILHLAPLDDWLEAPDRPYAAASLAAEGFIHCSADEPTALAVANAFFGEVHGPLMVLLIDEERLDSAVRWEAPDGPPPPGVAEGVLFPHVYGAVNRSAVVGMLEVRRGPDGRWASMTVWS; this is encoded by the coding sequence ATGATCCTGCACCTGGCTCCGCTGGACGACTGGCTGGAGGCGCCCGACCGCCCGTATGCGGCGGCGTCGCTCGCAGCCGAGGGCTTCATCCACTGCTCGGCGGACGAGCCGACCGCCTTGGCGGTGGCCAACGCCTTCTTCGGGGAGGTGCACGGCCCGCTGATGGTGCTGCTGATCGACGAGGAGCGGCTGGACTCCGCAGTGCGCTGGGAGGCCCCGGACGGGCCGCCGCCGCCCGGGGTCGCCGAGGGGGTGCTCTTCCCACATGTCTACGGGGCGGTCAACCGCAGTGCCGTGGTCGGGATGCTGGAGGTGCGGCGCGGCCCGGACGGCCGGTGGGCGTCGATGACCGTCTGGAGCTGA
- a CDS encoding 2-oxoacid:ferredoxin oxidoreductase subunit beta: MSEATAHRDGTALPALSLVPKATGPQTARDFKTDQEVRWCPGCGDYAILAAVQAFMPELGIARENTVFISGIGCSSRFPYYMNTYGMHSIHGRAPAIATGLASSRPDLSVWVVTGDGDALSIGGNHLIHALRRNVNLKILLFNNRIYGLTKGQYSPTSELGKVTKSTPMGSLDAPFNPVSLALGAEASFVGRTIDSDRRHLQSVLRAAAEHRGTALVEIYQNCNIFNDGAFDALKEPGTREEALIRLEHGRPIRFGADLGQGVFRDPVSGELFTAEVTPRNEAAVLVHDVGGPSPATAFALSRLADPDTLHHTPIGVLRDIDRPVYDTLMADQLDRAVQAKGEGDLTALLTGNDTWTVD, translated from the coding sequence GGCCACCGGGCCCCAGACCGCCCGGGACTTCAAGACCGACCAGGAGGTCCGCTGGTGCCCCGGCTGCGGCGACTACGCCATCCTCGCCGCCGTCCAGGCCTTCATGCCCGAACTCGGCATCGCCCGCGAGAACACCGTCTTCATCTCCGGCATCGGCTGCTCCTCCCGCTTCCCGTACTACATGAACACCTACGGGATGCACTCCATCCACGGCCGTGCCCCGGCCATCGCCACGGGTCTGGCCTCCTCCCGGCCGGATCTGTCCGTCTGGGTCGTCACCGGTGACGGTGACGCTCTCTCCATCGGTGGGAACCACCTCATCCATGCGCTGCGGCGGAATGTGAATCTGAAGATCCTGCTGTTCAACAACCGGATCTACGGGTTGACCAAGGGGCAGTACTCGCCGACGTCGGAGTTGGGGAAGGTCACCAAGTCGACGCCGATGGGTTCGCTGGACGCGCCGTTCAACCCGGTGTCGCTGGCGTTGGGTGCGGAGGCGTCGTTCGTGGGCCGCACCATCGACTCCGACCGCAGGCACCTGCAGTCGGTGCTGCGGGCGGCGGCCGAGCACCGGGGCACGGCGCTGGTGGAGATCTACCAGAACTGCAACATCTTCAACGACGGTGCCTTCGATGCGCTGAAGGAGCCGGGGACGCGGGAGGAGGCGCTGATCCGGCTGGAGCACGGCCGGCCGATCCGGTTCGGTGCCGATCTGGGCCAGGGTGTCTTCCGCGATCCGGTGAGCGGTGAGCTGTTCACGGCCGAGGTGACGCCGCGGAACGAGGCGGCCGTGCTGGTCCACGACGTGGGCGGTCCCAGCCCCGCCACCGCCTTCGCGCTCTCCCGCCTCGCCGACCCCGACACCCTGCACCACACCCCGATCGGCGTGCTCCGCGACATCGACCGCCCGGTCTACGACACCCTGATGGCCGACCAACTCGACCGCGCCGTCCAGGCCAAGGGCGAAGGCGACCTCACCGCCCTCCTCACCGGCAACGACACCTGGACCGTCGACTGA
- a CDS encoding helix-turn-helix domain-containing protein, with translation MLDGLGLPETESRVYAVLVAAPQSDTAALAPRCGLTEQQAEEALARLAEKGMATRAPGSGTHYLAVAPDVAIGTLIGRREEELRSARAEMHRLMDAFRDASRYTDPACSVEVLTGSEAISQRFEHLQDTAQEQIRGFDRPPYVQNPGLNLGRARRLLRDGIRYRVIYDREAVAWPGRLDNDIRISCEDGEEARVRVALPMKMIMADDRMAILPISSGNRVLDAAYVVHPCSLLEALATLFEAEWERAVPLRATAGRVGLPEAAPDRPGEDHRRLLGLLAAGLTDEAIARALGWSARTTQRRLQGLMRELGATTRFQAGMAARERGWL, from the coding sequence ATGCTTGACGGACTGGGCCTCCCTGAGACCGAAAGCCGGGTGTACGCGGTCCTGGTCGCGGCACCGCAGTCGGACACCGCGGCTCTCGCACCCCGCTGCGGTCTGACGGAGCAGCAGGCCGAGGAGGCACTGGCGCGGCTGGCGGAGAAGGGCATGGCCACGCGGGCCCCGGGCAGCGGCACCCACTACCTCGCCGTCGCCCCCGATGTCGCCATCGGCACCCTGATCGGCCGCCGCGAGGAGGAGCTGCGCAGCGCCCGCGCCGAGATGCACCGGCTGATGGACGCCTTCCGCGACGCCTCCCGCTACACCGACCCGGCCTGCTCCGTCGAGGTGCTCACTGGCAGCGAGGCGATATCCCAGCGCTTCGAACACCTCCAGGACACCGCGCAGGAGCAGATCCGAGGCTTCGACCGCCCCCCGTACGTCCAGAACCCCGGCCTCAACCTCGGCCGCGCCCGCCGCCTGCTGCGCGACGGCATCCGCTATCGCGTCATCTACGACCGCGAGGCGGTCGCCTGGCCGGGACGGCTGGACAATGACATCCGGATCAGCTGTGAGGACGGCGAGGAGGCCCGGGTGCGGGTCGCCCTCCCAATGAAGATGATCATGGCGGACGACCGGATGGCGATCCTGCCGATCAGCTCCGGCAACCGGGTGCTGGACGCCGCCTACGTCGTCCACCCCTGCTCCCTGCTGGAGGCGCTGGCCACCCTCTTCGAGGCCGAGTGGGAGCGCGCCGTACCGCTGCGCGCCACCGCCGGGCGGGTCGGCCTCCCGGAGGCCGCCCCCGACCGGCCGGGCGAGGACCACCGCAGACTGCTCGGCCTGCTCGCCGCCGGGCTCACCGACGAGGCCATCGCCCGCGCCCTCGGCTGGAGCGCCCGCACCACACAGCGCCGCCTCCAGGGCCTGATGCGCGAACTGGGCGCCACCACCCGCTTCCAGGCGGGCATGGCCGCCCGCGAGCGCGGCTGGCTCTGA